One window of Botrimarina mediterranea genomic DNA carries:
- a CDS encoding sigma-70 family RNA polymerase sigma factor → MPGSKVEPDDFVMLLARQGPRVRAFVATLVGYDADIIDEVMQATMLVAWKKLDTFRYEEEQPTEELIRWVCTIARFEVLGYLRDKKRRQTLAFDEHLVGELAELQDEKSDLLDARRSALRGCLKQLEPKQQEAIRMRYGVGLSMTEVATRQNRSVKAATVAMCRVRKALERCIRQALSREGLA, encoded by the coding sequence GTGCCGGGCTCAAAGGTTGAACCAGACGACTTCGTGATGCTGCTGGCGCGGCAAGGGCCCCGGGTGCGGGCGTTTGTCGCCACGCTCGTCGGCTACGACGCCGACATCATCGACGAGGTCATGCAGGCGACGATGCTCGTCGCCTGGAAAAAGCTCGATACGTTCCGCTACGAAGAAGAGCAGCCGACCGAGGAACTGATCCGTTGGGTCTGCACGATCGCTCGGTTCGAGGTGCTGGGCTACCTGCGGGACAAGAAGCGCCGGCAGACGTTGGCGTTCGACGAACACCTGGTGGGCGAGCTGGCCGAGTTGCAAGACGAGAAGAGCGACCTGCTCGACGCGCGGCGCTCGGCGCTGCGGGGTTGCCTCAAGCAACTCGAGCCCAAGCAGCAAGAGGCGATCCGGATGCGTTACGGCGTCGGCCTGTCGATGACCGAGGTCGCGACCCGCCAGAACCGCAGCGTCAAAGCGGCTACCGTCGCGATGTGCCGGGTCCGCAAGGCCCTGGAACGATGCATCCGACAAGCGCTCAGCCGTGAAGGACTCGCCTGA